TGCTCCCATGCTTGTAAGAAGGGTAGCAACATCGATGATTTCCGGCTCTTTCGCCGCATTTTCAATAACAGTGCGCCCTTTTGCTCTTACAGCTGCAAGCATAATATTAATTGTCGCCCCAACGCTGACAACATCTAAATAGATACGTGCTCCTTTTAACTCTTCTGCTCGCAAATAGATAGCTCCCTGCTCATTGGTTACCTTTGCCCCTAGAGCTTCAAAACCTTTAATATGCTGGTCTATTGGACGAGGACCTAAATGACATCCTCCAGGAAGTCCAACAACTGCTTTCTTAAATCTTCCAAGCATAGCTCCCATTAAATAATAAGAAGCTCGTAGCCTTTTCACCTTTCCATTTGGGAGCGGCATCGAAATCATCTTTTCAGGATTTATTTTAAGCTCGTGAGCATCCATTGAAACACTTCCGCCAATTTCCTCAATTAAGCTGCTTAGGATAGCAACATCTGAAATATCAGGAAGACCCTCGATTGTAACAAGCGACTCAGCTAAAATCGTAGCAGGAATTAAAGCTACAGCACTATTTTTAGCCCCACTTATTCTTACTTCACCTTTTAACTTGTGACCACCTTCGATTTTCAATTTTTCCATGTTAATCTCCTTTCTAGCAGACCGATGTTCTACTATGTCAGAGTTACGTATTATACGTTCGTCATCATTATTGCCGATAATAACTTATATGTTACAAAAATAATAAAAACTTTAAACAATTTATAATAGACTACCTTATGATAACACTTTCAAAAAAGGATGACGATAGGGTTTTTCACACATATGAAGAAAAAAGTAATCCTTTTTAATCCCTATCTTTTTTCTTATTCTAAACTTTCTTCTACCATACAATATATCATTCTTGCCTAAAAAAACAATTCTTACTTCCTCAAATTTCAATAAATGAACATAAGTACATTGCAAAACAATATAGATAAGAATCGTGGTGATGAGAACAATTGGATAATCAAAGCCAGTTACTAAAAGGGATACTAGAAGGCTGTATTTTGCTTGTTATCTCTCGAAAAGAAGTATATAGATATGAACTTAGTGAGCGACTTCATCAGGCAGGGCTAACTATGGTGAAGGAAGGAAGTATTTATCCAGTGCTTGCTCGTATGCAAAAACTAAAATGGATTAAAGGAACAATGAAACCTTCCCCATCAGGTCCAAACAGAAAATACTACAAACTGACAAGTGAAGGAGAAGAAGCCTTAAGGCAGTTTGAAGAAAATTGGGATGATATCATTGGTGCCGTTAGTCAGTTGAAAGGAGAGATGTAGTTTGAATACAAAAGATATTATTAAAAGGAATAGCGAACTACAGGCATCCCTAAATACTCATAATGAAAAAGTTTACGAGAATATGGTTGTCTATATAAGACTGAACTCACTATCTGAACGAGCTACAGAAGAAACGTTACTTGAAATATTGGAACATCTCATTATTGGACAGCAAAATGGCAAAAAGGCGGAAGAAATCTTCGGCTCTGATTTAAAAGCTTATTGTGATGATATATTATTGAATCTACCAAAGGAAACAAAAGCTCTTCAATTTATGAATATTCTTTATTTCAATACTTTAATTTTCATGTGGATGTTTATTCCTAAAACGATTGGAGAAATCATTGGTCTCTTCTACCCTGCTTTTTCAGAAGACCATATTTCCCTCCTTCCCTTTTTAATTTCATGGCCTTTTACATGGATTATCATTTGGGCAGTTTTAAAAGCTATTAAAAATAGTGTATATAGCTCAAAAGGCTGGATTGCCCTTGGAGTTTCTATGTTCGTCATCGGTACTATCTCATACATTTTCACAGATCAAATTTTTAAAGATGTATGGACAATTCCCATGAACTTGTTAATAAGCACTTCTATTATTTGTCTACTTTTCACTCTTCAGTATGCATTTAAAAAATATTCAAAGCATCTCGAAACAAAAACCTCCTACAGCTAAGCAATCACATAAACTAAAAAAACTATAAAAGGAGTAAAAAACGTTGACTACAGAGGAACTAATTAAAAGGAATGCTATTCTTCAAAGAAGTTTAACAAAAGAAAATGCTGCTGCTTACGAAATAGTGCTTACCTATGTAAGAGGAAGCAATGTTTCTGAACGAGCAACAGAGGAAACGCTTTTAGAAATTATTGAGCACTTAATCGCAGGACAAAAACATGGGAAAAATGCAGAAGATTTATTCGGGCGGGACTTAAAACGA
This window of the Priestia filamentosa genome carries:
- a CDS encoding PadR family transcriptional regulator; the encoded protein is MDNQSQLLKGILEGCILLVISRKEVYRYELSERLHQAGLTMVKEGSIYPVLARMQKLKWIKGTMKPSPSGPNRKYYKLTSEGEEALRQFEENWDDIIGAVSQLKGEM